Proteins encoded together in one Variovorax paradoxus EPS window:
- a CDS encoding ABC transporter substrate-binding protein — MLKRRTLMGTAMAAAIPGAFLPLAQAQTGKNTLNIGMPLEPPGLDPTAGAASAIAEITQYNIFETLTKVNADGSVTPMLAESWSSSPDMKTFVFKLRKGVRFENGQPFNAATVKFSFDRAGGAKSTNKDKRFFSEIGTVVLDEYTVGVNSTLSNPDLPFMLGQSTACIVEPKSAETNATAPVGTGPYKLAAWQRGASCTLAKSPTYRDPGLAKVEKFVFRFMSDTAAQTAALMANDIDIFPRAGTRSVAQFKGNPRFQVLEVGTRGKVILTINNRKKPLDDVRVRRAILAALDRNTIIQGAADGFGKPIGSHYAMGAPGFIDTTAMNPYDIEKAKRLLAEAGVKTPLELRLTLPPPSYARQGGEMIAAQLAQIGIHVKIQNVEWAQWLSGTFGGAHDFDLTMVAHVEPFDLVKYTEPDYYWGYDSKKFRDTFVAIQNEENKKRRADLLADAQRQLATDAVNGFLYQAVFPTIARKEVKGLWASMPIVVNDLAAISWS; from the coding sequence ATGTTGAAGCGACGCACCCTGATGGGCACCGCCATGGCCGCGGCAATCCCGGGCGCCTTTCTCCCGCTGGCACAGGCGCAGACGGGCAAGAACACGTTGAACATCGGCATGCCGCTGGAACCGCCGGGCCTGGACCCGACCGCCGGTGCCGCGTCGGCCATCGCCGAGATCACGCAATACAACATCTTCGAGACGCTCACCAAGGTCAACGCCGATGGCTCGGTCACGCCGATGCTGGCCGAGAGCTGGTCGTCGTCGCCCGACATGAAGACCTTCGTCTTCAAGCTGCGAAAGGGCGTGCGCTTCGAGAACGGGCAACCCTTCAACGCCGCCACCGTCAAGTTCTCGTTCGACCGCGCAGGCGGCGCCAAGAGCACGAACAAGGACAAGCGCTTCTTCAGCGAGATCGGCACCGTGGTGCTCGACGAGTACACGGTGGGCGTGAACAGCACGCTGTCGAACCCCGACCTCCCGTTCATGCTGGGCCAGTCCACGGCCTGCATCGTCGAGCCCAAGAGCGCCGAGACGAATGCGACCGCGCCCGTCGGCACCGGCCCCTACAAGCTCGCCGCGTGGCAGCGCGGCGCCTCGTGCACCCTGGCGAAGTCGCCGACGTACCGCGACCCGGGCCTTGCGAAGGTCGAGAAGTTCGTCTTCCGCTTCATGTCCGACACGGCCGCGCAGACCGCGGCACTGATGGCCAACGACATCGACATCTTCCCGCGCGCGGGCACCCGCTCGGTGGCGCAGTTCAAGGGCAACCCGCGCTTCCAGGTGCTGGAGGTCGGCACGCGCGGCAAGGTGATCCTGACCATCAACAACCGCAAGAAGCCGCTGGACGACGTGCGCGTGCGCCGCGCGATCCTGGCGGCGCTGGACCGCAACACCATCATCCAGGGCGCGGCCGACGGCTTCGGCAAGCCCATCGGCAGCCATTACGCGATGGGCGCGCCGGGCTTCATCGACACGACTGCGATGAACCCCTACGACATCGAGAAGGCCAAGCGCCTGCTGGCCGAAGCCGGCGTGAAGACGCCGCTCGAGTTGCGCCTGACGCTGCCGCCGCCTTCGTACGCACGGCAGGGCGGCGAGATGATCGCGGCGCAACTGGCGCAGATCGGCATCCACGTGAAGATCCAGAACGTCGAGTGGGCGCAGTGGCTGAGCGGCACCTTCGGCGGCGCGCACGACTTCGACTTGACGATGGTTGCGCACGTCGAACCCTTCGACCTGGTGAAGTACACCGAGCCCGACTATTACTGGGGCTACGACTCGAAGAAGTTCCGCGACACATTCGTCGCGATCCAGAACGAGGAGAACAAGAAGCGCCGCGCCGACCTGCTGGCCGACGCGCAGCGGCAACTTGCGACCGACGCGGTCAACGGCTTTCTCTACCAGGCGGTGTTTCCCACCATCGCGCGCAAGGAGGTCAAGGGCCTGTGGGCGAGCATGCCGATCGTGGTGAACGACTTGGCCGCGATTTCCTGGAGCTGA
- a CDS encoding ATP-binding cassette domain-containing protein, which translates to MSRSATTQPLLQVTDLVRHYDLPREKLFAPPPTVKALNGVSFKVEAGRSLGIVGESGSGKSTIARLVMALDTPTSGSVKLLGRDLHTLPKSELRNARRDFQMVFQDPYGSLDPRQTVARIVAEPLEALAEVSRKEQRERAAESLAAVGLRTTDMDKYPHEFSGGQRQRIAIARALITRPKLIVADEPVSALDVSVQAQVLNLMQDLQQQFGISYLLISHDLAVVNHLCDDVAVVFKGQIVEQGAPGHLFRHAQHPYTRTLLSAVLQTPAA; encoded by the coding sequence ATGAGCAGATCCGCCACAACCCAACCGCTGCTGCAGGTGACCGACCTCGTGCGCCACTACGACCTGCCGCGCGAAAAACTCTTCGCACCGCCGCCGACAGTCAAGGCGCTCAACGGCGTGAGCTTCAAGGTCGAAGCCGGTCGCAGCCTTGGCATCGTCGGCGAATCGGGTTCGGGCAAGTCGACCATCGCGCGCTTGGTGATGGCGCTCGACACGCCGACCTCGGGCAGCGTGAAGCTGCTTGGGCGCGATCTGCACACGCTGCCGAAGAGCGAACTGCGCAATGCGCGACGCGATTTCCAGATGGTCTTTCAAGACCCATATGGCTCGCTCGACCCGCGCCAGACCGTCGCGCGCATCGTCGCCGAACCGCTTGAAGCACTGGCAGAGGTTTCCCGCAAGGAACAACGCGAACGTGCGGCTGAATCGCTCGCTGCCGTCGGCCTGCGCACCACCGACATGGACAAGTACCCGCACGAGTTCTCGGGCGGACAAAGACAACGCATTGCGATCGCTCGCGCCTTGATCACGCGCCCCAAGCTCATCGTCGCCGACGAACCCGTCAGCGCGCTCGACGTGTCAGTGCAGGCCCAGGTGCTCAACCTCATGCAGGACCTGCAGCAGCAGTTCGGCATCAGCTACCTCCTGATCAGCCACGACCTCGCGGTGGTCAACCACCTGTGCGATGACGTCGCCGTCGTCTTCAAGGGGCAGATCGTGGAGCAGGGCGCGCCCGGCCACCTGTTCCGCCACGCGCAGCACCCCTACACGCGGACGCTGCTGTCCGCCGTCTTGCAGACGCCCGCGGCCTGA
- a CDS encoding ABC transporter ATP-binding protein produces the protein MPLLEVNDLRIGLQTQRGPAEAVRGISFSLERGETLGIVGESGCGKSITVMSLMGLLPSTAKVGGSIRLDGQELVGLPEKAMCQIRGNRIGMIFQEPMTALNPVHTIARQVGEPLRLHRGLSKTEARKEALGLLERVGIPDAASRLDAYPHQFSGGQRQRIGIAMALACGPDLLIADEPTTALDVTIQKQVLDLIQSLVAEMGMALILISHDLGVIANSVQRMLVMYGGSMVESGPTQAVFAERAHPYTRGLFAARPVLGAPRTGRLATIRGSVPELVDLPRGCAFAGRCSFTADMCYTTKPPLAMKPSGHAVRCLRLEEIAAQSAVPA, from the coding sequence ATGCCTCTTCTCGAAGTCAACGACCTGCGCATCGGCCTGCAAACGCAGCGCGGCCCCGCCGAAGCGGTGCGCGGCATTTCCTTTTCCCTGGAGCGCGGCGAAACGCTGGGCATCGTGGGCGAATCGGGCTGTGGCAAGTCCATTACCGTGATGTCGCTCATGGGCCTTCTGCCTTCGACCGCGAAGGTCGGCGGCAGCATTCGCCTCGACGGGCAAGAGCTCGTCGGGCTGCCAGAGAAGGCGATGTGCCAGATTCGCGGCAACCGCATCGGCATGATCTTCCAGGAGCCGATGACGGCGCTGAACCCGGTGCACACCATCGCGCGCCAGGTCGGTGAGCCGTTGCGGCTGCATCGCGGGCTTTCGAAGACCGAGGCGCGCAAAGAAGCGCTGGGCCTGCTGGAGCGCGTGGGAATTCCCGATGCGGCCTCGCGGCTCGATGCGTATCCGCACCAGTTCTCGGGCGGGCAACGCCAGCGCATCGGCATTGCGATGGCGCTCGCCTGCGGTCCCGATTTGCTGATCGCCGACGAGCCCACTACCGCGCTCGACGTGACCATCCAGAAGCAGGTACTGGACCTGATCCAGAGCCTGGTCGCCGAGATGGGCATGGCGCTCATCCTGATTTCGCACGACCTCGGCGTGATCGCCAACAGCGTGCAGCGCATGCTCGTGATGTATGGCGGCAGCATGGTCGAGAGCGGTCCGACCCAGGCCGTGTTCGCCGAGCGCGCACATCCCTACACGCGCGGCCTGTTCGCGGCGCGGCCGGTGCTCGGCGCGCCGCGAACCGGCCGGCTGGCCACCATCCGCGGCAGCGTGCCTGAGTTGGTGGACCTGCCGCGCGGCTGCGCGTTCGCAGGGCGTTGCAGCTTCACGGCCGACATGTGCTACACGACGAAGCCGCCGCTGGCCATGAAGCCGAGCGGCCATGCGGTGCGCTGCCTCCGTCTCGAAGAAATCGCGGCGCAAAGCGCTGTTCCCGCATGA
- a CDS encoding ABC transporter permease — protein MNTIAAPAVPSAAALTVPGFWRRARHHRSFVIGAVLALLLLLAALVSFVWTPWSPYEMDMANKMQAPSAAHWLGTDAFGRDVASLLLVGARASILVGVIAVGIGLVVGTALGLLAAARRGWVEEAIMRFADFSLAFPAILSAIMMTAVFGAGIVNAIVAIGIYNIPTFARITRASANAIWSREYIAAARACGKGSFSITMQHVLPNISAVLIVQITIRFAIAILAEAALSYLGLGTQPPQPSWGRMLSEAQTLMFQQPLLAVFPGMAIALAVLGLNLLGDGLRDLLDPRLARAR, from the coding sequence ATGAACACCATCGCCGCTCCTGCAGTTCCCAGCGCAGCCGCGCTCACCGTGCCGGGCTTCTGGCGCCGTGCGCGACACCACCGCAGCTTCGTCATCGGTGCCGTCCTCGCGCTGCTGCTGCTCCTGGCCGCGCTCGTGTCGTTCGTGTGGACGCCGTGGTCGCCCTACGAGATGGACATGGCCAACAAGATGCAGGCGCCCTCGGCCGCGCACTGGCTCGGCACAGATGCCTTCGGGCGCGACGTGGCTTCACTGCTGCTGGTGGGTGCGCGGGCGTCGATCCTCGTGGGCGTGATCGCGGTCGGCATCGGCCTCGTGGTCGGCACCGCGCTCGGTTTGCTGGCGGCCGCACGGCGCGGCTGGGTCGAGGAGGCGATCATGCGTTTCGCCGATTTCTCGCTGGCGTTCCCCGCGATCCTCTCGGCCATCATGATGACGGCGGTGTTCGGCGCGGGCATCGTCAACGCCATCGTCGCGATCGGTATCTACAACATCCCGACGTTCGCGCGCATCACACGCGCCTCGGCGAACGCTATCTGGTCGCGCGAATACATCGCTGCGGCACGCGCCTGCGGCAAGGGTTCGTTCTCGATCACGATGCAGCATGTGCTGCCGAACATCTCGGCTGTGCTGATCGTGCAGATCACGATCCGCTTCGCCATCGCGATCCTCGCGGAGGCGGCGCTCTCGTACCTCGGCCTCGGCACCCAACCGCCGCAGCCGTCGTGGGGCCGCATGCTCAGCGAAGCGCAGACGCTCATGTTCCAACAGCCGCTGCTGGCGGTGTTTCCTGGCATGGCGATCGCGCTGGCGGTGCTGGGCCTCAACCTGCTCGGCGACGGTCTGCGCGACCTGCTCGACCCGCGCCTTGCACGGGCCCGCTGA